In a genomic window of Saccharomyces kudriavzevii IFO 1802 strain IFO1802 genome assembly, chromosome: 2:
- the MMS4 gene encoding Mms4p (similar to Saccharomyces cerevisiae MMS4 (YBR098W); ancestral locus Anc_3.341), which produces MSRSDGFIEDRDSKNDASIQILGGSSNVEVIALSESVDQDECKRPTHDCQANMMPSSPQRKPCGLSDIEIIEPNKSLELCAPFYHDISTSKLDDYLVTANCIVDSSLSNENNAKGNAKTLLEDLINDEWSADVESSGKKQNEQKFNLRNIAEKWGVQSPKKSEANAINHGYEKEMIMETKYGTADSQKSQVGAADILFDFPLSPVKNEDSVKEKHGSITNHDFSPGRSVEAPANQKHDEVLEVVKKRSHEQIEDDSRHLPKGKKRTIALSRTLIKSTKSPDTVELNLSKFLDDSDSITMDILSTPSKKANIVRTGSQPILGTSNPPQAIRRLNTLANEDVQRTRSTAREISQLESYITYGQYYSREESRSKIRHLLKEKKGAFRQVNQIYRDNEKARSQIILEFSPSILQLFQKVEGNLQQQVAPAVIQQSYDDSIPLLRFLRKCDSIYDFNNDFYYPCDPKIVEENISILYYDAQEFFEQYTSQKKKLYKKIRCFSKNGKHVILVLSDLNKLKRAIFQFENEKYKARVEQRLSGNEEAPRPRSKKSSQVGELGIKKFDLEQRLRFIDREWNVKIHTVNSHMEFINSLPNLVSLIGKQRMDPAIRYMKYAHLNVKSANDRTEILKKTFHQIGRMPELKANNAVSLYPSFQLLYEDIQKGRLQSDNEGKYLMTEAIERRLYKLFTSTDPNDAIE; this is translated from the coding sequence ATGAGCCGTTCAGATGGGTTTATTGAAGATAGAGATTCAAAAAACGATGCCAGTATTCAGATTCTCGGCGGATCTTCAAATGTGGAAGTTATTGCACTATCAGAATCAGTGGATCAAGATGAGTGCAAAAGGCCAACACATGATTGTCAAGCGAATATGATGCCATCCTCCCCGCAGAGAAAACCTTGTGGGTTGAgtgatattgaaattattgaacCAAACAAATCTCTTGAACTTTGTGCACCGTTCTACCATGATATTAGTACGAGCAAACTGGATGACTATTTGGTAACAGCAAACTGTATCGTAGACTCGTCATTAAGTAACGAGAACAATGCAAAAGGAAACGCAAAAACACTTTTGGAAGATCTAATAAATGACGAGTGGTCAGCTGATGTCGAATCGAGTGGAAAGAAACAGAACGAACAGAAATTTAATCTAAGAAACATCGCAGAAAAGTGGGGAGTACAgtctccaaaaaaatcagaggCAAATGCTATTAATCATGgatatgaaaaagaaatgatcATGGAAACTAAGTATGGTACTGCCGATAGCCAAAAATCTCAGGTGGGGGCAGCAGATATACTATTCGATTTTCCACTATCTCCAGTAAAAAATGAGGATTctgtaaaagaaaaacatggCTCAATTACTAATCACGATTTTTCACCAGGGCGTAGTGTAGAAGCACCAGCAAACCAAAAACATGATGAAGTTCTGGAAGtcgtgaaaaaaaggtcaCACGAGCAGATTGAAGACGATTCAAGACATCTtccaaaaggaaagaaaagaactaTAGCGCTATCAAGAACATTGATCAAAAGTACTAAATCGCCTGATACAGTAGAACTGaatctttccaaatttcTCGACGACTCAGATAGTATTACTATGGATATCCTTTCTACCCCATCAAAGAAAGCTAACATTGTTAGAACAGGTAGTCAGCCAATCTTAGGTACCTCTAACCCCCCTCAAGCCATAAGACGATTGAACACTTTAGCAAATGAAGATGTCCAGAGAACTAGAAGTACTGCTAGGGAAATATCACAGCTGGAAAGTTATATCACTTATGGGCAATATTATTCCAGAGAAGAATCAAGAAGCAAAATACGACATCTattaaaagagaaaaagggTGCTTTTAGGCAAGTTAATCAGATATATCGCGATAATGAGAAAGCGCGCTCTCAAATCATTTTGGAGTTTTCACCAAGCATTCTTCAGTTATTCCAAAAGGTCGAGGGTAACCTACAGCAACAAGTGGCACCAGCCGTTATTCAACAGAGTTATGACGATTCTATACCTCTTTTAAGGTTTCTTCGGAAATGCGATAGTATTTATGACTTCAATAACGATTTTTATTACCCTTGTGATCCAAAAATTGTCGAAGAGAACATTTCAATTCTATATTATGATGCGCAGGAATTTTTCGAGCAATATACATcgcaaaagaagaaattgtataagaaaatacgctgtttttcaaaaaatggaaaacatGTGATACTTGTACTAAGCGATTTGAATAAGCTCAAAAGagccatttttcaattcgaaaatgaaaagtaCAAAGCCAGGGTAGAACAGCGATTGTCGGGAAACGAAGAAGCACCGAGACCTAGAAGTAAAAAATCAAGCCAGGTTGGAGAATTGGGGATtaagaaatttgatttAGAACAACGGCTACGCTTCATTGATAGAGAATGGAATGTCAAAATACATACTGTGAATTCCCATATGGAGTTTATTAATTCTCTGCCAAATCTAGTTTCGTTAATTGGAAAGCAGCGTATGGATCCCGCCATTAGATATATGAAATACGCCCATTTGAATGTCAAATCAGCCAACGATAGAACagaaatattaaaaaaaacgTTTCACCAAATTGGGAGAATGCCTGAGTTAAAAGCCAATAACGCCGTCAGTTTATATCCCAGTTTCCAATTGCTATATGAAGATAtacaaaaaggaagattACAGTCAGACAACGAGGGTAAGTATTTAATGACTGAAGCAATAGAAAGAAGACTGTACAAACTGTTTACTAGCACTGATCCTAATGATGCAATTGAATGA
- the FES1 gene encoding Hsp70 nucleotide exchange factor FES1 (similar to Saccharomyces cerevisiae FES1 (YBR101C); ancestral locus Anc_3.342), whose translation MEKLLQWSIASSQGDKEAMARAGQPDPKLLQQLFGGGGPDDPTLMKESMAVIMNPEVDVETKLVAFDNFEMLIENLDNANNIENLKLWEPLLEVLNQTKEEELRAAALSIIGTAVQNNVNSQNNFMEYNQGLRSIIEIASDEEKPLDVRTKAFYALSNLIRNHKDMSDKFFKLNGLNCIAPVLSNPAVKPKLKMRAVALLTAYLSSVRIDEDLINVLRKDGVVESTIECLSEEANLNIIDRVLSFLSQLISSGIKFNEQELHKLNEGYEHIEPLKDRLNEDDYLAVKYVL comes from the coding sequence ATGGAAAAGCTATTACAGTGGTCTATTGCGAGCTCCCAAGGTGACAAAGAGGCTATGGCAAGGGCTGGTCAACCTGACCCAAAGTTATTACAACAATTATTCGGTGGCGGCGGCCCCGATGATCCGACCTTAATGAAGGAATCCATGGCTGTTATCATGAATCCAGAAGTCGATGTGGAAACCAAATTGGTCGCGTTCGACAATTTCGAAATGCTTATTGAGAACTTAGACAACGCTAACAATATTGAAAACTTAAAGTTGTGGGAGCCACTGTTGGAAGTCCTCAAccaaacaaaagaagaagaacttcGTGCTGCTGCTTTATCCATTATAGGCACAGCTGTGCAGAACAATGTAAACTCACAAAATAACTTCATGGAGTACAACCAAGGTCTGCGAAGCATTATTGAAATAGCTAgcgatgaagaaaagccACTTGATGTGAGAACAAAAGCATTTTATGCTCTGTCGAACCTAATTAGAAACCACAAGGACATGTCAGAtaagtttttcaagttaAATGGGCTAAACTGTATAGCGCCTGTGCTAAGTAATCCCGCCGTCAAaccaaaattgaaaatgaggGCTGTTGCATTATTAACCGCTTATTTATCATCTGTCAGAATAGATGAAGATTTGATCAACGTGCTAAGAAAAGATGGAGTAGTTGAGAGTACGATTGAGTGCTTGTCTGAAGAGGCcaatttgaatattataGATAGGGTACTGTCATTCCTCTCTCAGCTGATTTCATCGGGAATAAAATTTAATGAACAAGAACTGCATAAGCTGAATGAGGGTTATGAACATATCGAGCCTCTCAAAGATAGACTTAACGAAGATGATTATTTAGCCGTAAAGTATGTGTTATGA
- the EXO84 gene encoding exocyst subunit EXO84 (similar to Saccharomyces cerevisiae EXO84 (YBR102C); ancestral locus Anc_3.343), which translates to MVEFSLKKARNNWKHAKKSANSPAKQKMPPSPAKPKQKTKKNPYSDLKDPATSYTLPTINAKERNRVATSMQRRLSIHNTSYAPPTLDYSMPLPDMPIMAIPNDVIDSSHNNGSFTTENESLSSKDPSNSLNLSIADGSLNDGSHNKIPTRSAMRNTMMPPGSNDLFHNSMSLRKVLANPRFNAKDFVHDKLGNASAITIDKFTSNLTDLSVQVQEEVKLNINKSYNEIMTVNNDLNIAMLELKRVRANINDLNETMDQFTEIAKKRLQLQSQINRKNQGDVNNVQSHASSPSLLPPLKAGHDDILMRRDRSSVFILEKFWDTELNHLFKNVEGSQKFISSSKGRHILMNSANWLELNTTTGKPLQMVQIFILNDLVLIADKSRDKQNDFTVSQCYPLKDVSVTREEFSCKRLLFKFSNSNSSLYECREADECDKLLDAIRKAKDDLCDIFHVEEENSKRIRESFRYLQSTQQTPGRESNRSPNKSKRRSMGGSTTPGRSVTGAMDQYLLQNLTLSMHSRPRSRDMSSTAQRLRFLDEGVEEIDIELARLRFETAVDVLLDIESQLQDLAERISDEELMLHNLISLKIEQRREAISSKLSQSILSSNEIIHLKNGTENMIKIGLPEEALDLFLQNRSNFIQDLILQIGSVDNPTNYLTQLAVIRFQTIKRTVDDFQDIFKKLSSKISSILVNWCGDEVDNHFKLIDKQLLNDEMLSPGSIKSSRKQIDGLKGVGLDFVYKLDEFIKKNSDKIR; encoded by the coding sequence ATGGtcgaattttctttgaagaaggcaAGAAACAATTGGAAAcatgcaaaaaaatctgcGAATTCTCCTGCAAAGCAAAAGATGCCTCCATCGCCTGCCAAACctaaacaaaaaacaaaaaagaaccCATACAGTGATCTGAAGGATCCCGCTACCAGTTACACACTACCAACCATCAATGCCAAGGAGAGAAATAGGGTAGCCACTTCAATGCAGAGAAGGCTATCAATTCATAATACAAGCTATGCTCCTCCAACATTAGATTACTCAATGCCCCTGCCTGATATGCCAATCATGGCAATTCCTAATGATGTTATAGATAGCAGTCATAATAATGGCAGCTTCACCacagaaaatgaatcaCTGAGTTCTAAAGATCCGTCCAATAGTCTAAACCTTTCCATTGCTGATGGATCCCTAAATGATGGTTCACATAATAAGATACCCACCAGATCAGCAATGAGAAATACTATGATGCCTCCTGGTAGTAACGACCTTTTCCATAACAGCATGTCACTGAGGAAAGTATTGGCGAACCCACGTTTCAATGCTAAAGATTTTGTTCATGACAAGTTGGGCAATGCAAGTGCCATTActattgataaatttacCTCAAATCTGACTGATTTATCTGTACAGgttcaagaagaagtaaAGTTGAATATCAATAAATCATACAACGAAATCATGACGGTGAACAACGACCTAAACATCGCTATGTTGGAGCTGAAAAGGGTCAGAGCAAATATTAATGACCTAAACGAGACTATGGATCAGTTCACAGAAATagccaaaaaaaggttGCAGTTACAAAGTCAAATAAATAGAAAGAATCAAGGTGACGTTAATAATGTGCAAAGCCATGCTAGCAGCCCATCATTGCTACCGCCTTTGAAAGCTGGACATGATGATATCCTTATGAGAAGAGACAGATCGAGTGTTTTCATCCTAGAGAAATTTTGGGATACTGAATTAAATCACCTGTTTAAAAACGTCGAGGGCTCTCAGAAATTTATTAGTTCCTCAAAGGGAAGACATATTTTAATGAACAGCGCTAATTGGTTGGAATTGAACACTACAACTGGTAAACCTTTACAAATGgttcaaattttcattttaaaTGATTTGGTTCTTATTGCTGACAAATCAAGGGACAAACAGAATGACTTTACAGTGAGCCAATGTTATCCTTTGAAGGACGTTTCTGTAACACGCGAGGAATTTTCTTGTAAGAGGctccttttcaaatttagcAATTCGAATTCGAGCTTGTATGAATGCAGAGAGGCTGATGAATGCGACAAACTGTTGGATGCTATAAGAAAGGCCAAAGATGACTTATGTGACATATTTCAtgtagaagaagagaattcGAAACGTATTAGAGAATCCTTTAGATATTTACAATCCACGCAGCAGACTCCAGGCAGAGAAAGCAACAGAAGTCCCAACAAAAGTAAAAGACGTAGCATGGGCGGTTCAACCACACCAGGCAGAAGTGTAACAGGTGCGATGGACCAGTATCTTTTACAGAACCTGACTTTATCAATGCATTCGAGGCCAAGATCCAGGGATATGAGTTCGACTGCTCAAAGACTCAGATTTCTGGATGAAGGGGTAGAAGAGATCGATATTGAATTAGCTAGACTCAGATTCGAAACTGCTGTGGACGTATTATTGGATATTGAATCGCAACTGCAGGATCTTGCTGAGAGAATTTCCGATGAAGAGCTAATGCTACACAACTTGATATCCCTGAAAATAGAACAAAGACGAGAGGCGATCTCTAGCAAGCTTTCTCAGAGTATCCTGTCATCTAATGAGATAATTCATTTAAAAAATGGTACTGAAAACATGATCAAAATAGGATTACCTGAGGAAGCCcttgatcttttcttgcaGAATAGGTCCaattttattcaagatCTTATTTTGCAAATTGGCTCGGTGGACAATCCCACAAATTATTTGACTCAGTTAGCTGTTATTAGGTTCCAAACCATCAAAAGAACGGTAGACGACTTCCAGgatattttcaagaagctCAGCAGTAAAATCTCTTCTATCCTAGTGAATTGGTGTGGTGACGAAGTGGACAACCATTTCAAATTAATAGACAAGCAACTACTGAACGACGAAATGCTATCGCCAGGCTCTATCAAGTCATCCAGAAAGCAAATAGACGGATTGAAGGGTGTGGGGCTGGATTTTGTTTATAAATTGGACGAATTtatcaagaagaacagTGATAAAATTCGTTAG
- the SIF2 gene encoding Sif2p (similar to Saccharomyces cerevisiae SIF2 (YBR103W); ancestral locus Anc_3.344), which produces MSITSEELNYLIWRYCQEMGHEVSALALQDETRVLEFDEKYKEHIPLGTLVNLVQRGILYTESDLLVDSKGDVSSLDEHHLSENFNLVQALQVDKEKFPEISSEGRFALQHNFGSDDSGKYDASASYRAGQETGVATSTTGANNSLDGFVKTLKEIAKLNKIVSSTWNPLDASILAYGERDSVAKLAKIIETDPERETHWEVTVIAELRHPFALSASSGKTTNQVTCLAWSHDGNSIVTGVENGELRLWNKVGALQNVLNFHRTPIVSIKWNKDGTHFISMDVENVTILWSVLSGTVMQHFELKESSSHSTNAEDSNSNSEDSLGVDVEWVDDDKFVIPGPKGAIFVYQITEKAPIGKLIGHHGSISVLNFNNVNKLLLSASDDGTLRIWHGGNGNSQNCFYGHSQSIISASWVSDDRVISCSMDGSVRLWSLRDNMLLALSIMDGIPIFVGRLSQDKEKYAVAYMDGQVNIYDLKKLGSKLPNLKQQSMFSSNCSSITIPQPIPLYASYQSSQDNNYVFDLSWNRTGDKISIAYSLDEGSIVAI; this is translated from the coding sequence ATGAGTATAACAAGTGAAGAATTAAACTACCTAATCTGGAGGTACTGTCAGGAAATGGGTCATGAAGTGAGTGCATTGGCATTACAGGATGAAACAAGAGTATTAGAATTTGATGAGAAGTATAAAGAACACATTCCCTTGGGCACACTGGTAAATCTAGTACAGAGAGGGATACTGTATACAGAGAGCGATTTATTGGTTGACAGTAAAGGTGATGTCAGCTCTTTAGATGAACATCATCTTTCTGAGAATTTCAATTTGGTTCAAGCGTTGCAAgtagataaagaaaaatttcccGAAATATCTTCTGAGGGAAGATTTGCTCTGCAACACAATTTTGGGAGTGATGATTCCGGTAAGTACGATGCAAGTGCTTCTTATAGAGCTGGCCAAGAAACTGGCGTGGCTACTAGTACTACGGGCGCAAATAATAGTTTAGATGGATTTGTTAAGACATTGAAGGAGATCGCGAAATTAAATAAAATTGTTTCCTCCACTTGGAATCCATTGGATGCATCTATACTTGCATATGGTGAAAGGGATTCAGTTGCGAAGTTGGCCAAAATAATAGAGACTGATCCGGAGAGAGAGACACATTGGGAAGTTACAGTCATAGCCGAACTAAGACATCCCTTTGCTTTGAGTGCAAGCAGCGGTAAGACCACAAACCAAGTCACATGCCTTGCTTGGTCGCACGATGGTAATTCAATTGTAACAGGCGTAGAAAACGGTGAACTACGATTATGGAATAAAGTTGGTGCCCTTCAGAACGTTTTAAATTTCCATAGAACCCCCATAGTCTCCATAAAATGGAACAAGGATGGAACACATTTCATTTCCATGGATGTGGAAAATGTCACTATACTTTGGAGTGTTTTGAGCGGCACCGTTATGCAACATTTTGAGTTGAAGGAAAGTAGTAGTCATTCGACCAATGCTGAGGATTCGAACAGCAATAGCGAGGACTCACTTGGTGTCGATGTCGAATGGGTGGATGATGACAAATTTGTTATTCCTGGGCCTAAGGGTGCTATCTTCGTATATCAAATAACAGAAAAGGCACCTATCGGTAAATTAATAGGACATCATGGGTCTATCAGCGTTTTAAACTTTAATAACGTCAATAAACTCCTGCTAAGCGCATCAGATGATGGTACCCTAAGAATATGGCATGGCGGAAACGGAAATTCTCAAAATTGCTTCTATGGGCATTCGCAAAGCATAATATCGGCGTCATGGGTGAGCGATGACAGGGTTATATCATGTTCAATGGATGGATCCGTTCGCCTATGGTCGTTGAGGGATAATATGCTTTTAGCACTATCGATCATGGATGGTATCCCCATTTTTGTTGGACGACTATCAcaagataaagaaaaatacgcAGTCGCGTATATGGATGGACAAGTAAACATCTACGACTTAAAAAAACTGGGCAGCAAACTACCGAATCTCAAGCAGCAATCAATGTTTAGCAGTAACTGCAGCAGCATTACAATTCCACAACCAATTCCGCTCTACGCTAGCTATCAAAGTAGTCAAGACAACAATTACGTGTTTGATCTGTCGTGGAACCGGACGGGAGACAAGATTTCCATAGCGTACTCGCTTGATGAGGGTTCGATTGTAGCCATATAA
- the YMC2 gene encoding organic acid transporter (similar to Saccharomyces cerevisiae YMC2 (YBR104W) and YMC1 (YPR058W); ancestral locus Anc_3.348), which produces MSEEFPTPQLLDELEDAQDVATPNKKRGLSSNRVLKDIFAGTIGGVAQVLVGQPFDTTKVRLQTATTRTTTMEVLRDLVKNEGVFAFYKGALTPLLGVGICVSVQFGVNEAMKRFFQNYNASRNPNMSSQDVDLSRSNTLPLSQYYVCGLTGGVVNSFLASPIEQIRIRLQTQTSNGGDREFKGPWDCIKKLKAQGGLMRGLFPTMIRAGHGLGTYFLVYEALMAKEIGTGLTRNEIPPWKLCLFGAFSGTMLWLTVYPLDVVKSIIQNDDLRKPKYKNSISSVAKTIYAKEGIRAFFKGFGPTMVRSAPVNGATFVTFELVMRFLGEE; this is translated from the coding sequence ATGAGTGAAGAATTCCCTACGCCGCAACTCCTGGATGAGTTGGAAGATGCACAGGATGTTGCTACACCTAACAAAAAGAGAGGACTTAGTTCCAATCGTGTATTGAAAGATATTTTTGCCGGTACTATTGGTGGTGTTGCGCAAGTTCTTGTAGGGCAGCCATTTGATACGACGAAAGTTCGACTCCAAACTGCGACtacaagaacaacaacaatggaGGTATTGCGTGACCTTGTAAAGAACGAGGGTGTGTTTGCATTTTATAAGGGTGCGTTGACGCCGTTATTGGGGGTAGGTATATGTGTTTCGGTACAGTTTGGTGTGAATGAGGCCATGAAAAggttttttcaaaattataaCGCTTCCAGGAACCCAAATATGAGTTCGCAAGACGTAGATCTTTCACGTTCAAATACCTTGCCCCTTTCCCAATACTACGTTTGTGGGCTGACAGGCGGTGTAGTGAATTCGTTCTTGGCATCGCCAATTGAACAAATTAGAATTCGTTTGCAAACGCAAACATCAAATGGTGGAGACAGAGAATTTAAAGGCCCCTGGGATTGCATTAAGAAATTGAAGGCCCAAGGTGGGTTAATGAGGGGGTTATTTCCCACAATGATAAGAGCCGGACATGGCCTGGGTACATATTTCCTTGTGTACGAAGCATTAATGGCCAAAGAAATCGGTACCGGTTTAACAAGAAATGAAATCCCACCTTGGAAATTGTGTCTATTCGGTGCATTTTCCGGAACGATGCTGTGGTTGACAGTGTACCCCTTAGATGTCGTGAAATCCATTATACAAAACGATGACTTACGAAAACCTAAATACAAGAATTCTATTTCTTCCGTAGCAAAGACGATTTATGCCAAGGAAGGTATCAGagcctttttcaaaggatTTGGACCGACAATGGTCAGATCAGCGCCCGTTAATGGTGCTACCTTCGTAACGTTTGAATTAGTCATGAGATTTTTGGGGGAAGAGTAG